Genomic window (Dyadobacter fanqingshengii):
CCTGCTTGCAGTTGATCCGGTCCTTGAAATGGTCGACTTACTGGCAGTCAAGTAAAACATTGAGTACTACCCTTCATAATAATTGTGTTTAGGCTCTTCATAGAAAATCTAGATGCGGCAGTGATCCTATTTTTAAAATAAATAATTTGATAAGCATGTCCACTTTCAAGAATCTGTTAATTCTTACTACGCTCCTTTTTGGCGGTCTCGTTCACGCACAATCCAATTTTACAAGCAAATCCATCGGGGTAGGCGTCGTGGTAGCAGACATGCAACGCTCATTGGATTTCTATATAAAAGGGATCGGCATGGTCAAAACCGGCAATTTTACAATCAATGCAGAATTCGGTAAACGAGGCGGTTTAACAGGTGGTGAAGCGGTTGACGTAAACATTCTTAAACTGGAAAACAGCCCCGAAGGCACCGATTGGAAACTGATGAGTTTTGGTAAAAAGGTAGGTCATCCAAAGTCAAAATTCATTCAGGACGATACAGGTCCGCAGTATATCACCATTCAGGTCAAATCCTTAAAACCCATCATTGAAAGGCTGAAGGAGCAAAACGTGACCTTCCTGGGCAACACACCTACGCCTCTGACAAAAGATTCACACTTCGTACTCGTCCAGGATCCGGACGGAACGTTTGTGGAGCTGATCGGGCCCCTGTAATCGTGAAGTTTTCTTTCGATCTTAGCAGACGGTTAATCGCTGGCCCGGGATGTTTGATGACGAGTTTAATTGGCAACAGTTAAGAATTTCATTAATATCAGCTCGCAGCCAGTTTGCTTAAAATTGTGCATGGATTACGCCGGAGACCTCTATGTTCAGGTACGAAGAGCATGGCCAAAACAGTTGCAATATGGAAGAAAACAAACATGACTTCAATAATGTGTTTTTCCAACAGGCTTCAAGACTGGACAAAATTGGAAGTTGGGAAATTGATGTGGTAAATGACAAACTTTACTGGTCAACGATGGTTCACGAACTGCACGAAACGAACCCAAAAACTTTCATCCCTGATTTAAAAACAGCCCTTGGTTTTTACCGAAATGATTATCAATCAATGGTAAATGAGATTATAGTAAAGAGTATTGAAACGGGTGCTGAATTTGACTTTGAAGCTGTAATCATCACTAAAAAAAAGAAAGAAAGATGGATTCGGGCTACCGGAAATGCTGAAATGGTGCAAGGTAAATGCCGGCGAATATATGGCAGTTTTCAGGATATTCATAGTTCCAAGTTGCTGGCTCTTCAGATGCGTGAGATATTGGAAAGTATATCTGACGCTTTTTATGCAGTAGATAAAAATTGGAAATTTACTTATTTTAATAAAGAAGCCGAGAACCTGCTGTTAAAGAAGGCAGAAGATGTTTTAGGCAAAAACATTTGGGAACTATTCCCAGCAAGTGCAGATACTGTCATTCGGAAAATTTATAAAAGAGTTGCCCGATCAAAAAAGAAGGAATCCTTTGATTACTATTATCCGGGGAATGGGAAATGGTATGAAATAAATGCATATCCATCACATGGTGGCATATCAGCATACTTCAAGAATGTAGATGAACGTAAGCAGGCCGCAGAAAAACTCGATAAAGCCTATCAGGAAAAAATTAATATACTGGAAAGTATCGGAGATGCTTTCTTCACTGTAAACAAAGATTGGGTACTAACCTATTTGAACAAAGAAACCGAAAAGGTTTTACACCGGAAGAGGGACACCCTCATTGGTAAAAACCTTTGGGACGAATATCCTGACGCAATAGATACTGACTTTTATCGCCAATATCATAAAGCCGTGGAAACTCAGGAAAATTTGACTTTTGAAGAGTTTTATCCAGCATTGAAGGTATGGCTCGAAGTGACGGTATATCCTTCAAACACCGGACTGTCTGTTTATTTTAAAGACATTACACAAAGAAAAGAGTCAGATATACACTTGCTTCGTTCTAACGAACGCTTTGAAAAAGTCGCCGAAGCAACCAATGATGCGATATGGGATTGGAATATTTTCGAGGATACGCTTTACTGGGGATCTGGTTTCGGTAATCTGTTTGGATACCAGGTCGAAAAGGTCACTCCATCATTGAAGTCCTGGACAAACCACATCCATCCTGAGGATCGGAAACGGGTGTTACAAAGCATTTATGGAACGCTTGAGAATCCTCGTCAATCCCATTGGATCTCTGAGTAC
Coding sequences:
- a CDS encoding VOC family protein; amino-acid sequence: MSTFKNLLILTTLLFGGLVHAQSNFTSKSIGVGVVVADMQRSLDFYIKGIGMVKTGNFTINAEFGKRGGLTGGEAVDVNILKLENSPEGTDWKLMSFGKKVGHPKSKFIQDDTGPQYITIQVKSLKPIIERLKEQNVTFLGNTPTPLTKDSHFVLVQDPDGTFVELIGPL
- a CDS encoding PAS domain S-box protein is translated as MEENKHDFNNVFFQQASRLDKIGSWEIDVVNDKLYWSTMVHELHETNPKTFIPDLKTALGFYRNDYQSMVNEIIVKSIETGAEFDFEAVIITKKKKERWIRATGNAEMVQGKCRRIYGSFQDIHSSKLLALQMREILESISDAFYAVDKNWKFTYFNKEAENLLLKKAEDVLGKNIWELFPASADTVIRKIYKRVARSKKKESFDYYYPGNGKWYEINAYPSHGGISAYFKNVDERKQAAEKLDKAYQEKINILESIGDAFFTVNKDWVLTYLNKETEKVLHRKRDTLIGKNLWDEYPDAIDTDFYRQYHKAVETQENLTFEEFYPALKVWLEVTVYPSNTGLSVYFKDITQRKESDIHLLRSNERFEKVAEATNDAIWDWNIFEDTLYWGSGFGNLFGYQVEKVTPSLKSWTNHIHPEDRKRVLQSIYGTLENPRQSHWISEYRYQKNDKTFADVIDRGIVIRDEKGTPIRMVGAMNDISERKKFEISRIEYIGKIETQNEKLKSIAWTQSHIVRAPLARMLAIMNAIDDNDKNLDDTLMWLKHLRDSANELDEIVKDVVEKAQHLT